AGAAGACCTTACCAGTCTTATGTTAATTTTTTAAAACAATATAACGTAATTGATTTTTATGGATTAGATTATAGTTATTATATTGACCTTGAAGGGAAAAAATTGCCCCTGGAAGTGATTCTGGGATTCTCAGAAAAAGCAGGTGAAGATTTAATTGCTCTTAATGAGATGTGCTTAAACAGAATACCAAAGAACTATTTTGCAATAGTAAGATTAAATCATGGAAATTTACTTTGTTTGGGTTACAGTGGCAAAATTTATTATTGGGATCGTAAAATCAATGATTTACATTTTGATATGATGTTTAGATACGGGTATTTGGCTCAAAGTACATATTTAATGCCAGTAGCAGACTCATTTGACCAATTTTTATCCATGATTACTAGAACAAAAAATAAAGCTAATTATAATCAGAATGAAAATGAATTTAATCTACCGGATATTACTTTTCCGATAGAAGCATTAGAGCTTTGGGAAGAAAATCCTAAAAGGATTTTTAGAGTGTCAGAAGGAGATATACCGATTTATATAGAAAAATTGGAAGCATCTGAAAGAGGGCGTGCAATAATAGGAAAATTTAAAACATTGACACTTACTGAAGAACAGCAGGAAGTAGTAGCAAGATTAAAAGAAGAAGGACTGTTGGCAGACGGCATTTTTGAATGAAAAGTTAAATTTTAATTACCATAAGAACAATAAGAAGTGATGGTAACATCAAAACGTAATGTACACGATGCATTCATCCGGTGGATTGAAAAACACCAGCTCGGTCGGCTGTGCAACCGCATATTGATGTTTGGAATAAAAATAAAGGTATATTGGATAATTTGTACTTGGATTATTAGCTATGGATAAAATTATATATGAGTGCAGTTCAGAAGTATGGAAAAATCGAAATAATGAAAATCATACTTGGTATGTTTCTGAAGATGAATTTAAATATAAGAAAGA
The sequence above is drawn from the Gilliamella apicola genome and encodes:
- a CDS encoding SMI1/KNR4 family protein → MNENENILNNFLENKPIYLAYEDELKLIDIMMKLPMDWLIKNEDEFIEALNTLDISHTCGYGFLSVEESDDVIFENFCNWLREVEEKTHISVIGYIEDLSPEELELDIYRRRKKINSNKPDENEYQFDNSTDLELNSLTSDRIENQACIFESCNIKEDKMIQSKYPVPKNINKLISQLKLKRRPYQSYVNFLKQYNVIDFYGLDYSYYIDLEGKKLPLEVILGFSEKAGEDLIALNEMCLNRIPKNYFAIVRLNHGNLLCLGYSGKIYYWDRKINDLHFDMMFRYGYLAQSTYLMPVADSFDQFLSMITRTKNKANYNQNENEFNLPDITFPIEALELWEENPKRIFRVSEGDIPIYIEKLEASERGRAIIGKFKTLTLTEEQQEVVARLKEEGLLADGIFE